In Amycolatopsis sp. EV170708-02-1, the following are encoded in one genomic region:
- a CDS encoding FAD-dependent oxidoreductase has product MNPPETTTLREKLSGTVVTAADPGYDAARAVWNGDIDRRPAVVAECATREDVVTALAFGREKGLEITVRGGGHSFSGSAVVDDGLVIDLGGLRGITVDPGARTALVGGGAVWADVDEATQRYGLATVGGTVSDTGVGGLTLGVASAG; this is encoded by the coding sequence ATGAATCCGCCGGAAACGACCACGCTGCGCGAAAAACTGTCCGGCACGGTGGTCACCGCCGCCGATCCGGGCTACGACGCCGCCCGCGCCGTGTGGAACGGCGACATCGACCGGCGCCCGGCGGTGGTCGCCGAATGCGCCACGCGCGAGGACGTCGTCACCGCGTTGGCCTTCGGCCGCGAAAAGGGCCTCGAGATCACCGTGCGCGGCGGAGGGCACAGTTTCAGCGGTTCCGCCGTGGTCGACGACGGGCTGGTGATCGACCTCGGCGGACTGCGCGGGATCACCGTCGATCCCGGCGCCCGCACCGCGCTGGTCGGCGGCGGCGCGGTCTGGGCCGACGTCGACGAAGCGACGCAGCGGTACGGGCTCGCGACGGTCGGCGGCACGGTGAGCGACACCGGCGTCGGCGGTCTCACGCTCGGGGTGGCTTCGGCTGGCTGA
- a CDS encoding autoinducer 2 ABC transporter substrate-binding protein → MRGPTKTLVVATVLALGMVFGLAGCGGEEPAGMAAKPIRIVFVPKVAGIPYFEAMNTGGQAAAKQLGVEWSSTGPVTVDPAAQVSIVRGLVDQQVDVIAIAPNDPRAIAPAITDARAKGVHVITSDTDAPGTDRELFVNQATPEGIGKALTDALMKKMGNAGKYAIVSCGETAENLNAWIAVQRAYTATAYPHAQLVETVYAGEDKDNATALAKQLMTKYPDLTGLVGECTTSAPGVAEAVRSQQKIGRVFTVGVGTPQAIKPYLLDGSASLSVLWNVESLGYLTAWAGKQIAEGKQLGPSNKVNLELPAIKYEEDTKTLLLGDPLLITRENVDQFKY, encoded by the coding sequence ATGCGAGGGCCGACGAAGACGCTCGTCGTTGCCACTGTGCTGGCTTTGGGCATGGTGTTCGGGCTGGCCGGCTGCGGCGGCGAAGAACCGGCGGGAATGGCGGCCAAGCCGATCCGGATCGTGTTCGTGCCGAAGGTCGCCGGCATCCCGTACTTCGAGGCGATGAACACCGGCGGGCAGGCCGCGGCCAAGCAGCTCGGTGTCGAATGGTCCTCGACCGGTCCGGTCACGGTGGACCCCGCGGCGCAGGTCTCGATCGTGCGCGGGCTCGTCGACCAGCAGGTGGACGTCATCGCGATAGCGCCGAACGACCCCAGGGCGATCGCGCCCGCGATCACCGACGCGCGAGCCAAGGGCGTGCACGTGATCACTTCGGACACCGACGCGCCCGGCACCGATCGCGAGCTCTTCGTCAATCAGGCGACCCCGGAGGGCATCGGCAAGGCGCTCACCGACGCGCTGATGAAGAAGATGGGGAACGCGGGCAAGTACGCGATCGTCTCCTGCGGCGAGACCGCCGAGAACCTCAACGCGTGGATCGCCGTCCAGCGTGCCTATACCGCTACGGCGTACCCCCATGCCCAGCTCGTCGAGACGGTCTACGCCGGCGAGGACAAGGACAACGCCACCGCGCTGGCCAAACAGCTGATGACCAAGTACCCGGACCTCACCGGCCTGGTCGGCGAATGCACGACGTCCGCGCCGGGCGTCGCCGAAGCGGTCCGCTCGCAGCAGAAGATCGGCCGCGTCTTCACCGTCGGCGTCGGGACACCGCAGGCGATCAAGCCGTACCTGCTGGACGGCTCCGCGTCGCTCTCGGTGCTGTGGAACGTCGAATCGCTCGGCTACCTCACCGCCTGGGCGGGCAAGCAGATCGCCGAGGGCAAGCAGCTCGGCCCGTCCAACAAGGTCAATCTCGAACTCCCCGCGATCAAGTACGAGGAAGACACGAAGACCCTCCTGCTGGGCGACCCGCTCCTGATCACGCGCGAGAACGTGGACCAGTTCAAGTACTGA
- a CDS encoding DUF6923 family protein, translated as MSTVDRVTRAAATVGVAGLVGASSFLAPMAARAAESCLVVRAETGSYGNSKLRWLDAGSGATSRVTEPGYRLNALGYSAKRDLVFGVAEGLGRGAHAVTIDRDGKTRDLGPITRAGNRLPVWSPVAGVTAGAIGGDSWYLLRNGTLYTVDLSPGERYLRVISTVFLRPITLAHDVNDFAYHNGLLYGVSTTWRGKGAVITIDPESGKVREAEDARFPPADVYGSVVLGRDGALYATANRIGGRSVLYRLDRSGQVTVVLSGPPLAGSDAAGCLTAPEPPKPEPPKPEPPKPEPPKPTPTPTVSPTSTPPSPSPSSSPSPTPTSSPSSSSPAPTSAPQVAPQPPVSARKPSRSAAPRERKEAEETDTHARTKEKRRWGLTALVLIIGGGAAAGAVRRGR; from the coding sequence GTGAGCACTGTGGACCGGGTGACCCGGGCGGCGGCGACGGTGGGCGTCGCCGGGTTGGTGGGGGCGTCGTCGTTCCTGGCGCCGATGGCCGCGCGAGCCGCCGAGTCCTGTCTGGTGGTGCGGGCCGAGACCGGGTCGTACGGGAATTCGAAGCTGCGCTGGCTCGACGCCGGTTCGGGGGCGACGTCGCGGGTGACCGAGCCGGGCTACCGGCTCAACGCGCTCGGCTACTCCGCGAAACGGGACCTGGTCTTCGGTGTCGCCGAAGGACTCGGCCGGGGCGCGCACGCGGTGACGATCGACCGCGACGGGAAGACCCGGGACCTCGGCCCGATCACCCGCGCGGGGAACCGGCTGCCGGTGTGGAGCCCCGTCGCCGGGGTGACCGCCGGCGCGATCGGCGGGGATTCCTGGTACCTGCTTAGGAACGGCACACTGTACACAGTGGACTTGTCGCCGGGGGAGCGGTATCTGCGGGTGATCAGCACGGTGTTCCTGAGGCCGATCACGCTCGCCCACGACGTCAACGATTTCGCGTACCACAACGGATTGCTGTACGGCGTTTCCACCACCTGGCGCGGAAAAGGCGCCGTGATCACCATCGACCCGGAGTCCGGCAAGGTCCGTGAAGCCGAAGACGCGCGTTTCCCGCCCGCCGACGTCTACGGCTCGGTCGTGCTCGGCCGCGACGGCGCCCTGTACGCCACGGCGAACCGGATCGGCGGGCGCAGCGTGCTCTATCGCCTGGACCGGAGCGGGCAGGTGACCGTGGTGCTTTCGGGACCGCCGCTGGCGGGTTCGGACGCCGCGGGCTGCCTCACCGCGCCGGAGCCGCCGAAGCCCGAACCTCCGAAGCCCGAACCACCCAAGCCTGAACCACCCAAGCCGACACCGACACCGACGGTTTCTCCCACCTCTACGCCGCCGTCGCCGAGTCCGTCGTCTTCCCCCAGCCCGACTCCGACTTCCTCGCCGTCGTCGTCGAGCCCGGCGCCCACTTCCGCTCCTCAGGTGGCGCCGCAGCCGCCCGTCTCCGCGCGGAAGCCGTCGCGTTCGGCGGCGCCCCGGGAACGGAAGGAGGCGGAGGAGACCGATACGCATGCCCGCACGAAGGAGAAGCGGCGCTGGGGGTTGACCGCGCTGGTCCTGATCATCGGTGGTGGCGCGGCGGCCGGTGCCGTCCGGCGGGGCCGGTGA
- a CDS encoding glycoside hydrolase family 88 protein produces the protein MTTAAGAAVAATTITPAASAAEEATDSLRTFRRTADYAVTKLRAVAPGVTAFPEITRFEKWTYSQNGGWIGGFWPGTLWLASIYSGDPQFRTLAMASAEKLAPRQYETRDHDLGFLFYPSWVTGWRLTGDEKWRTGALNAAASLIQRYNEKGKFIRAWGALGTPGNAGRVIVDTMMNLDLLTFASEQTGDRKYLDIAVSHAKTTERVFVRPDGSTPHVFDFDPDTGAEIGPNTVQGYSPTSCWSRGQAWGIYGFTTMYRRSGDPLFLRTAQRLADFALRALTRTTCPCGITSPRRRRTTSRTPPPAP, from the coding sequence TTGACCACCGCTGCCGGTGCCGCCGTCGCGGCGACGACGATCACCCCGGCCGCCAGTGCGGCCGAGGAAGCCACTGACAGCCTAAGGACTTTCCGCCGAACGGCCGACTACGCGGTGACCAAACTGCGGGCCGTCGCCCCCGGCGTCACGGCCTTTCCGGAGATCACCCGATTCGAGAAATGGACCTATTCGCAGAACGGCGGCTGGATCGGCGGATTCTGGCCGGGCACTTTATGGCTCGCCTCGATCTACAGCGGCGATCCCCAATTCCGCACGCTCGCCATGGCGTCGGCGGAAAAACTCGCCCCGCGCCAGTACGAGACACGGGACCACGACCTCGGATTCCTCTTCTACCCGTCCTGGGTGACCGGCTGGCGGCTCACCGGCGACGAGAAGTGGCGCACCGGCGCGCTCAACGCCGCCGCGTCGCTCATCCAGCGCTACAACGAAAAGGGGAAGTTCATCCGGGCGTGGGGCGCGCTCGGCACGCCGGGCAACGCGGGCCGGGTCATCGTCGACACGATGATGAACCTGGACCTGCTGACCTTCGCGAGCGAGCAGACCGGAGACCGGAAGTACCTCGACATCGCCGTCTCCCACGCGAAGACCACCGAGCGGGTCTTCGTACGCCCGGACGGTTCGACGCCGCACGTCTTCGATTTCGACCCGGACACCGGCGCCGAGATCGGGCCGAACACCGTGCAGGGTTACAGCCCGACGTCGTGCTGGTCCCGCGGCCAGGCCTGGGGGATCTACGGGTTCACCACGATGTACCGGCGCTCCGGGGACCCGCTGTTCCTGCGGACCGCGCAACGCCTGGCCGACTTCGCGCTGCGCGCCCTGACCCGGACAACGTGCCCGTGTGGGATTACCTCGCCCCGCAGGCGCCGCACGACATCAAGGACTCCTCCGCCGGCGCCGTGA
- a CDS encoding DUF4239 domain-containing protein, giving the protein MGIYLTGIAWVVGAAALAGLVGYLVRKFGWDEGRPDNNDAAGQVFTIVGGLHAVLVAFILISLFDSASAAREGSYHEADSLVAAVWAADSLGTEVKDEVRKLSAEYITTVERKEWPLMAGGQTTLPDLGWTQLDRLRKAVDKAPSDDDWLRERKTEANTQLWQVYEARQDRLNAVVGGRVGGVVWFALILGSLVSALLPNLFGGTRLAAHLVIVSTLAGTVTLLLFAIYQLQNPFGGGVRIPPDAFTAALARIS; this is encoded by the coding sequence ATGGGTATTTACCTGACCGGCATCGCCTGGGTCGTCGGCGCGGCGGCCCTCGCGGGGCTCGTCGGCTACCTCGTCCGCAAGTTCGGCTGGGACGAAGGACGGCCCGACAACAACGACGCCGCCGGCCAGGTGTTCACCATCGTCGGCGGCCTGCACGCCGTCCTGGTCGCGTTCATCCTGATCTCCCTCTTCGACTCCGCGAGCGCGGCACGCGAAGGCTCGTACCACGAGGCGGACAGCCTGGTCGCCGCCGTCTGGGCCGCCGATTCGCTGGGGACCGAGGTCAAGGACGAGGTGCGGAAGCTGAGCGCGGAGTACATCACCACGGTCGAGCGGAAGGAGTGGCCGCTGATGGCCGGGGGCCAGACGACCCTCCCGGACCTCGGCTGGACGCAGCTCGACCGGTTGCGCAAGGCGGTGGACAAGGCGCCGTCGGACGACGACTGGCTCCGTGAGCGCAAGACCGAGGCGAATACGCAGCTTTGGCAGGTGTACGAGGCCCGCCAGGACCGCCTCAACGCGGTCGTGGGCGGCCGGGTCGGTGGCGTCGTGTGGTTCGCGCTCATTCTCGGCAGCCTCGTCTCGGCGCTGCTGCCCAACCTGTTCGGCGGTACCAGGCTGGCCGCGCATCTGGTGATCGTGTCCACCCTGGCCGGCACGGTCACGTTGCTGCTGTTCGCGATCTACCAGCTGCAGAACCCGTTCGGCGGTGGGGTGCGGATCCCGCCGGACGCGTTCACCGCCGCGCTGGCGAGGATCTCTTGA
- a CDS encoding ABC transporter permease, protein MTTIAHPVSPFRRTVTAIGVQNSSLLLTLIALVILMSSLNENFFRTNNLLLIGSAITIMGLLSLVQTLVIILGALDISVGSMAGLASVVSAMVFTSTGSSAVGTLAAIGVGVVCGLINGMIIIFGRVNPVVATLAMLATYKGVAQVISDGKAQGYTGADDLFIFLAKGSIAGLPTLVWVFLLVAAVLHFLLRYTDIGRNIYAIGGNDTAARLAGININRYIIGVYALVGVVAAIAGLLITARTGSGQPTSGSEGLELLAVTGAALGGTMLKGGKGSIVSTVLAVIILGVLNNGMSGLGVNPFWQNMATGTLLVVAVVLQQVRGGERRVGLPG, encoded by the coding sequence GTGACCACCATCGCCCACCCGGTGTCCCCGTTCCGCCGGACGGTGACCGCGATCGGCGTGCAGAACTCGAGCCTGCTGCTCACCCTGATCGCGCTGGTGATCCTGATGAGCTCGCTCAACGAGAACTTCTTCCGCACCAACAACCTGCTGCTGATCGGCAGCGCGATCACCATCATGGGCCTGCTGTCGCTGGTGCAGACACTGGTGATCATCCTCGGGGCGCTGGACATCTCGGTCGGCTCGATGGCCGGGCTCGCGTCGGTGGTGTCGGCGATGGTGTTCACCTCTACCGGGAGTTCCGCGGTCGGCACCCTCGCGGCGATCGGTGTCGGCGTGGTGTGCGGCCTGATCAACGGCATGATCATCATCTTCGGCCGGGTGAACCCGGTGGTCGCGACGCTGGCGATGCTGGCGACGTACAAAGGCGTCGCGCAGGTGATCTCGGACGGCAAGGCGCAGGGCTACACCGGCGCGGACGACCTGTTCATCTTCCTCGCCAAGGGCTCGATCGCGGGGCTGCCGACCCTGGTGTGGGTGTTCCTGCTCGTCGCGGCGGTGCTGCATTTCCTGTTGCGCTACACCGACATCGGCCGCAACATCTACGCCATCGGCGGCAACGACACCGCCGCGCGCCTGGCCGGGATCAACATCAACCGTTACATCATCGGCGTCTACGCGCTGGTCGGCGTCGTCGCGGCGATCGCGGGGCTGCTGATCACCGCGCGCACCGGCTCCGGGCAGCCCACGTCCGGCTCCGAGGGGCTCGAACTGCTCGCCGTCACCGGCGCCGCGCTCGGCGGCACGATGCTCAAGGGCGGCAAGGGATCCATCGTCAGCACCGTGCTGGCGGTGATCATCCTGGGCGTGCTCAACAACGGGATGTCCGGGCTCGGCGTCAACCCCTTCTGGCAGAACATGGCCACCGGGACGCTGCTCGTCGTCGCCGTCGTGCTCCAGCAGGTCCGCGGCGGGGAGCGCCGGGTCGGCCTGCCCGGATGA
- a CDS encoding family 2 encapsulin nanocompartment cargo protein polyprenyl transferase, with protein MTTIETHTGARPAGEVLTWSRNLLDPALREAVDGLPESMRLIAGYHFGWWDEHGRPSTSDSGKALRPALALLSARAVGGDAELAVPVGVAVELVHNFSLLHDDVMDSDTTRRHRPTAWTVFGTGAAILAGDALLCRAFEVLAPFGQTALRVLSTAVIDLLEGQSADLKFEELGDVDTAECVRMAEGKTGALLGASCTLGALAGEGRQDQVDRLTEYGRALGLAFQHIDDLLGIWGDPAVTGKPVHSDLSNRKKSLPVVAALHSGTDAGRELDALYRKENLDAAELPHAAELVERAGGRTWSQEQADALLTGALHHLAVSNPVPRPGAELAALAKLVVRRRY; from the coding sequence TTGACGACCATCGAGACCCATACCGGCGCCCGTCCCGCCGGCGAAGTACTGACCTGGAGCCGGAATCTTCTCGACCCGGCGCTGCGTGAAGCCGTCGACGGATTGCCCGAGTCGATGCGGCTCATCGCCGGTTATCACTTCGGCTGGTGGGACGAACACGGCCGTCCGTCCACTTCGGACAGCGGGAAGGCGCTGCGGCCCGCGCTGGCGCTGCTGTCGGCGCGGGCGGTCGGCGGGGACGCCGAGCTCGCCGTCCCGGTGGGCGTCGCGGTGGAGCTGGTGCACAACTTCTCCCTGCTGCACGACGACGTGATGGACTCCGACACCACGCGGCGGCACCGCCCGACGGCCTGGACCGTCTTCGGCACCGGCGCGGCGATCCTCGCCGGGGACGCCTTGCTGTGCCGGGCCTTCGAGGTGCTGGCCCCGTTCGGGCAGACCGCGCTGCGGGTGCTCAGCACCGCCGTGATCGACCTGCTCGAAGGACAGAGCGCGGATCTGAAATTCGAGGAACTCGGTGACGTCGACACCGCCGAATGCGTCCGCATGGCCGAGGGGAAGACCGGCGCGTTACTCGGTGCGTCGTGCACGCTCGGCGCGCTCGCCGGGGAAGGGAGGCAGGATCAGGTCGACCGGCTGACCGAGTACGGGAGGGCACTCGGGTTGGCGTTCCAGCACATCGACGATCTCCTCGGGATCTGGGGCGATCCGGCGGTGACCGGGAAACCGGTCCACTCCGATCTCTCCAACCGGAAGAAGTCCCTGCCGGTGGTGGCCGCGCTCCACTCGGGGACGGACGCCGGGCGAGAACTGGATGCCTTGTACCGCAAGGAAAACCTCGACGCCGCGGAATTGCCCCACGCGGCGGAACTGGTGGAACGCGCGGGCGGCCGGACGTGGAGCCAGGAGCAGGCCGACGCGCTCCTGACCGGCGCGCTGCACCATCTCGCCGTCTCGAACCCGGTGCCCCGCCCAGGCGCCGAGCTCGCGGCCCTCGCGAAACTGGTGGTGCGGCGACGATATTGA
- a CDS encoding sugar ABC transporter ATP-binding protein: MALSEPAAVLTAEGISKRFSGVTALDGVTLDFRPGEILALMGENGAGKSTLLRVLSGDHGPDDGHLLIDGAPVTFDSPRAAMAAGIRVIYQEPEIIPHVSVAENVFVGELPARGRLVNRRTLHRMTQEALREYGFEGVLRPETLGSRLSPAQRQLVEILRVLTAASPPKVIAFDEPTSSLSEHEVDALFALIRRLRGSGVAVVYVSHRMKEIFQLADRVAVLRDGSLIGVEDAASTDENRLVRMMIGRDLSTLERRATQETGRVVLRLDRVSTDDVTDISLQVRAGEVVCLAGLVGAGRSELAHAIVGDLPVRSGTVELDGKPLRARTPGDAVKAGIGFAPEERKTDALLMQRSVRDNVSIAVLDRLRRFRVVRRAKERELVAEYVRELRVRTPSMEQEVRKLSGGNQQKTVLARWLARRPKLLILDEPTRGVDVGAKAEIYRIIDGLAAEGIALLVISSDLPEVLSLADRIVVLRAGRVAGALDRDDATEEAVLTLAIPETEDTEEIAS; this comes from the coding sequence ATGGCCCTATCCGAACCCGCGGCGGTGCTGACCGCCGAAGGGATCAGCAAACGGTTCTCCGGGGTGACCGCGCTCGACGGCGTCACCCTGGACTTCCGGCCCGGCGAGATCCTCGCGCTGATGGGCGAGAACGGAGCCGGCAAGTCCACCCTGCTCCGGGTGCTCTCCGGCGACCACGGTCCCGACGACGGGCACCTGCTGATCGACGGCGCTCCCGTGACGTTCGACAGCCCGCGGGCCGCGATGGCCGCCGGGATCCGGGTGATCTATCAGGAGCCGGAGATCATCCCGCACGTTTCGGTGGCGGAGAACGTCTTCGTCGGCGAGCTGCCCGCGCGGGGACGGCTGGTCAACCGCCGGACCCTGCATCGGATGACACAGGAAGCGTTGCGGGAGTATGGATTCGAGGGCGTGCTGCGGCCGGAGACGCTCGGGAGCAGGCTCTCGCCCGCGCAACGGCAGCTGGTCGAGATCCTGCGGGTGCTCACCGCCGCGTCGCCGCCGAAGGTGATCGCGTTCGACGAGCCGACGTCGTCGCTGTCCGAGCACGAGGTCGACGCGTTGTTCGCGCTGATCCGGCGGCTGCGCGGCAGCGGGGTGGCGGTCGTCTACGTCTCCCACCGGATGAAGGAGATCTTCCAGCTCGCCGACCGGGTCGCCGTGCTGCGCGACGGCAGCCTGATCGGCGTCGAGGACGCCGCCTCCACCGACGAGAACCGCTTGGTGCGCATGATGATCGGCCGCGATCTGTCCACTTTGGAGCGACGGGCCACACAGGAGACCGGCCGGGTGGTGCTACGGCTCGACCGGGTCAGCACCGACGACGTCACCGACATCTCGCTCCAGGTCCGTGCCGGCGAGGTCGTCTGTCTCGCCGGGCTGGTCGGCGCCGGGCGTTCGGAACTCGCGCACGCGATCGTCGGCGATCTGCCGGTGCGCTCGGGAACCGTCGAACTCGACGGGAAGCCGTTGCGTGCCCGCACTCCCGGCGACGCGGTGAAGGCGGGGATCGGGTTCGCGCCGGAGGAACGCAAGACCGACGCGTTGCTGATGCAGCGATCCGTGCGGGACAACGTCTCCATCGCCGTCCTGGACCGGCTGCGCCGGTTCCGGGTGGTGCGGCGGGCCAAGGAACGCGAACTCGTCGCCGAATACGTACGCGAACTGCGCGTGCGGACGCCGTCGATGGAGCAGGAGGTCCGCAAGCTCTCCGGCGGCAACCAGCAGAAGACGGTGCTCGCGCGCTGGCTCGCGCGGCGCCCGAAGCTGCTGATCCTCGACGAGCCCACCCGCGGTGTCGACGTCGGCGCGAAGGCCGAGATCTACCGGATCATCGACGGTCTCGCCGCCGAAGGCATCGCGCTGCTGGTGATCTCGTCGGATCTGCCCGAGGTGCTGAGCCTCGCCGACCGGATCGTCGTGCTGCGCGCAGGCCGGGTCGCCGGCGCGCTCGACCGCGACGACGCGACCGAAGAAGCCGTGCTGACCCTGGCCATCCCCGAAACCGAAGACACCGAGGAGATCGCCTCGTGA
- a CDS encoding BBE domain-containing protein — protein MTADGRILRASAAEHPDLFWALRGGGGNFGVVTEFEFRLHRVGLTEVGLFFWTLADAPEAMRFAKEVIATLPPGTGSMLVGITAPPAPFVPPEHHFAPGLALVVAGFDGPERHARLAERIRGGLPAAFELVTPMPYADLQKLLDPTAPRGILAYEKSLYVSSLSEKVIDVIAARLPDKASPGTVMPIVPLQDAFSTVPDDATAFGGPRTPGFVIGIAATAPTPELLAADRLWARALWEELLPHSNNHGGYLNFMNEFDEDRVRTAFGTAKYARLAAIKAVYDPDNVFRYNANIRPAE, from the coding sequence GTGACGGCCGACGGCCGGATCCTGCGGGCCTCCGCGGCGGAGCATCCGGATCTGTTCTGGGCGTTGCGCGGCGGTGGCGGGAACTTCGGCGTGGTCACGGAATTCGAGTTCCGGCTGCACCGGGTCGGCCTCACCGAGGTCGGGTTGTTCTTCTGGACACTGGCCGACGCGCCCGAGGCGATGCGCTTCGCGAAGGAGGTGATCGCGACGCTTCCGCCGGGCACCGGTTCCATGCTCGTCGGGATCACCGCGCCGCCCGCGCCGTTCGTCCCGCCGGAGCACCACTTCGCGCCAGGGCTCGCGCTGGTCGTCGCCGGCTTCGACGGCCCCGAACGGCACGCCCGGCTGGCCGAGCGGATCCGGGGCGGGCTGCCCGCGGCGTTCGAGCTGGTCACGCCGATGCCGTACGCGGATCTGCAGAAACTGCTCGACCCGACCGCGCCGCGGGGCATCCTCGCCTACGAGAAGTCGCTCTACGTCTCCTCACTGTCCGAAAAGGTCATCGACGTGATCGCCGCGCGCCTGCCGGACAAGGCGTCGCCGGGCACCGTGATGCCGATCGTGCCGCTGCAGGACGCCTTCTCGACGGTTCCCGACGACGCGACCGCGTTCGGCGGGCCGCGGACGCCCGGTTTCGTCATCGGCATCGCGGCGACCGCCCCGACGCCGGAACTCCTCGCCGCTGACCGTCTCTGGGCGCGGGCGCTGTGGGAAGAACTCCTGCCGCATTCCAACAACCACGGCGGCTATCTGAACTTCATGAACGAATTCGACGAAGACCGTGTCCGCACGGCTTTCGGGACGGCGAAGTACGCGCGGCTGGCCGCCATCAAGGCGGTGTACGACCCGGACAACGTGTTCCGGTACAACGCGAACATCCGTCCCGCTGAGTGA
- a CDS encoding CapA family protein yields the protein MFSSRVRQTTALLGAAVVLAACSGTPEQQSPPAASEAPPASRAPDGSFTVVATGDVLIHPALTEQAKEDGNGKIDYRPLLAGIKPLISGADLGICHLETPLAPKGGPYSGYPSFSAPPEIVDALKDTGYDNCSTASNHTIDQGVDGATRTLDKLDEAGIKHTGSARSAEEAKKPLIVDVNGVKVAQLSFSYGFNGIKVPAGKPWLVNQIDAEDVIAEAKAARKAGAQVVLASLHWGTEYQHDPTAEQRTLAKKLLGDDSIDLIIGHHAHVVQPFEQINGKWVAYGLGNSVARHSEPKGSTEQGAAARFRFVRDGERWKVDKAEYVPTLVQLGPPIRLLDLTAGQAGNAGAEALKATDEVVLSRGAGEKGLTRPGR from the coding sequence ATGTTCAGCTCCCGCGTCCGCCAGACCACCGCCCTCCTCGGCGCCGCCGTCGTGCTCGCCGCGTGCAGCGGCACCCCTGAGCAACAGTCGCCGCCCGCCGCGTCCGAAGCGCCACCGGCGAGCCGGGCGCCGGACGGGTCGTTCACCGTGGTCGCCACCGGCGACGTGCTGATCCACCCCGCGCTGACCGAGCAGGCGAAGGAGGACGGAAACGGCAAGATCGACTACCGGCCGCTGCTGGCCGGGATCAAACCGCTGATCTCCGGGGCCGACCTCGGCATCTGCCACCTCGAGACCCCGCTCGCCCCGAAGGGCGGGCCGTACAGCGGCTACCCGTCGTTCAGCGCGCCGCCCGAGATCGTCGACGCGCTCAAGGACACCGGATACGACAACTGCTCGACGGCGTCGAACCACACGATCGACCAGGGGGTGGACGGCGCGACCCGCACCCTCGACAAGCTCGACGAAGCGGGGATCAAGCACACCGGTTCGGCGCGTTCGGCGGAAGAGGCGAAGAAGCCGCTGATCGTCGACGTGAACGGCGTCAAGGTCGCCCAGCTCTCCTTCTCCTACGGGTTCAACGGGATCAAGGTGCCCGCGGGCAAACCCTGGCTGGTCAACCAGATCGACGCCGAAGACGTGATCGCCGAGGCCAAGGCCGCGCGCAAGGCGGGCGCGCAGGTCGTCCTCGCGAGCCTGCACTGGGGCACCGAATACCAGCACGACCCGACCGCCGAACAGCGCACGCTGGCGAAGAAACTCCTCGGCGACGACTCGATCGACCTGATCATCGGCCACCACGCGCACGTCGTGCAGCCCTTCGAGCAGATCAACGGCAAATGGGTCGCCTACGGCCTGGGCAACAGCGTCGCCCGGCATTCGGAGCCGAAGGGCTCGACCGAACAGGGCGCCGCCGCGCGGTTCCGGTTCGTGCGGGACGGTGAACGCTGGAAGGTCGACAAGGCCGAATACGTGCCGACGCTGGTCCAGCTCGGTCCGCCGATCCGGCTGCTCGACCTGACCGCGGGGCAGGCGGGGAACGCCGGCGCGGAAGCGCTCAAGGCCACCGACGAGGTCGTGCTCAGCCGTGGCGCCGGTGAGAAGGGCTTGACCCGCCCCGGCCGCTGA
- a CDS encoding DUF4396 domain-containing protein, with translation MAASATLHCLTGCAIGEVLGMVIGTALGLGNLATIVLAVALAFVFGYALTMRGVLKSGLPFGAALKVALAADTVSIAVMEIVDNAVMLVVPGAMDAGLGSLLFWGALAFSLAVAFVLTVPVNKRMIGRGLGHAKVHAHHAAH, from the coding sequence ATGGCGGCGTCGGCGACCCTGCACTGCCTCACCGGCTGTGCGATCGGTGAGGTCCTCGGCATGGTCATCGGTACGGCGCTCGGCCTCGGCAACCTGGCGACGATCGTCCTCGCGGTGGCGCTCGCCTTCGTCTTCGGCTACGCGCTGACCATGCGTGGCGTCCTCAAGTCGGGGCTGCCGTTCGGCGCCGCGCTCAAGGTGGCGCTGGCCGCGGACACCGTGTCGATCGCGGTCATGGAGATCGTCGACAACGCGGTCATGCTGGTGGTGCCGGGCGCGATGGACGCCGGGCTCGGGAGCCTGCTGTTCTGGGGTGCGCTGGCGTTCTCGCTGGCCGTCGCGTTCGTGCTGACGGTGCCGGTGAACAAGCGGATGATCGGGCGCGGCCTGGGGCACGCGAAGGTCCACGCGCACCACGCCGCGCACTGA